The following coding sequences lie in one Caproicibacterium argilliputei genomic window:
- a CDS encoding RnfABCDGE type electron transport complex subunit G has protein sequence MKTKVTAKDVAKPVVVLFLICLIVSLMLAFTNELTKNKIVEINQQNEQASQQQVLPGADSFETKTSQGVTYSVGKKGGAVTGYVFTTTSKSYGGDVKVMTGISKDGKVTGVNLLETSDTPGLGLNAQDASFRDQYKQKVPDSGQFEVNKSGKTGDGQIAALTGATITSRAVTDAVNQAVKTFNTVKGGA, from the coding sequence ATGAAAACAAAAGTCACTGCAAAGGATGTTGCCAAACCGGTTGTCGTCCTCTTTCTAATTTGTCTGATTGTTTCGCTGATGCTTGCTTTCACCAACGAACTGACCAAAAACAAGATTGTGGAAATCAATCAGCAAAATGAGCAGGCGAGCCAGCAGCAGGTGCTGCCGGGCGCTGACTCCTTTGAAACCAAAACCTCGCAGGGCGTGACCTACTCGGTCGGCAAAAAGGGCGGTGCCGTGACAGGCTATGTCTTTACAACCACCAGCAAAAGCTACGGCGGCGACGTCAAAGTCATGACCGGCATCAGCAAAGATGGCAAAGTTACCGGTGTCAATCTGCTGGAAACCAGTGACACCCCCGGCTTAGGTCTGAATGCACAGGATGCTTCGTTCCGTGACCAGTACAAGCAGAAGGTGCCCGACAGCGGTCAGTTTGAGGTCAACAAAAGCGGCAAAACCGGCGACGGGCAGATTGCCGCACTGACCGGCGCAACCATTACCAGCCGCGCGGTTACAGATGCTGTCAATCAGGCAGTCAAAACATTCAACACTGTAAAAGGAGGTGCCTGA
- a CDS encoding RnfABCDGE type electron transport complex subunit D, which translates to MGKLMVSSSPHVHTSATTQRIMLDVIIALVPAMVASVILFGWRAALLLIISVLTCVLCEYLSRKVMKRENTMFDLSAVVTGILLAMNVPSSLNPLMLMLGDVVAIVVVKQMFGGIGQNFVNPALMARIILMNSFPGPMATWPKPMAADAATTATPLGILNEGGSLTPDYLQLFLGYRGGCLGETCALALLLGFAYLLYRKVITPVIPLVYIGTAAFLSLLMGRDVLMDILAGGLLLGAIFMATDYTTSPITLKGQIFYAIGCGCLTMLIRQFGSLPEGVSYSIIIMNILTPLIERATRPHAFGKAPEKAKEAAKQ; encoded by the coding sequence ATGGGCAAGTTAATGGTTTCTTCTTCCCCGCACGTTCACACTTCTGCCACAACCCAGCGCATCATGCTGGACGTAATCATCGCGCTGGTGCCAGCCATGGTGGCTTCGGTCATCCTGTTCGGCTGGCGCGCCGCGCTTCTGCTGATCATTTCGGTACTGACCTGTGTACTGTGTGAATACTTAAGCCGCAAGGTTATGAAGCGTGAAAACACGATGTTCGACCTTTCGGCTGTTGTCACCGGCATTTTGCTGGCGATGAACGTGCCGTCTTCCTTAAACCCGCTGATGCTCATGCTCGGCGATGTGGTTGCCATTGTGGTAGTCAAGCAGATGTTTGGCGGCATCGGGCAGAACTTTGTCAACCCGGCACTGATGGCACGCATTATCCTGATGAACTCTTTTCCCGGCCCAATGGCAACATGGCCAAAGCCGATGGCGGCAGACGCCGCGACCACGGCAACCCCGCTTGGAATTTTAAACGAGGGCGGCAGCCTGACGCCGGATTACCTGCAGCTGTTTTTGGGATACCGCGGCGGTTGCCTGGGCGAAACCTGCGCACTGGCACTGTTGCTCGGCTTTGCCTACCTGCTATACCGCAAGGTGATTACGCCGGTGATTCCACTGGTTTACATCGGCACAGCAGCATTCCTTTCCCTGCTGATGGGACGCGATGTCCTGATGGATATTCTGGCAGGTGGTCTGCTGCTGGGTGCCATCTTTATGGCAACCGACTACACCACCAGCCCTATTACGTTGAAAGGACAGATTTTTTACGCCATCGGCTGCGGCTGCCTGACCATGCTGATTCGGCAGTTCGGCTCTCTGCCAGAAGGCGTTTCTTATTCCATCATCATCATGAACATTCTCACACCGCTGATTGAGCGCGCCACCCGCCCGCACGCCTTTGGCAAAGCGCCGGAGAAAGCAAAGGAGGCGGCAAAGCAATGA
- the metE gene encoding 5-methyltetrahydropteroyltriglutamate--homocysteine S-methyltransferase produces the protein MLTSVIGYPRIGAERELKFALQHYWKQEISAEELAQTAADLRRTHWQTQQDAGIDLIPSNDFSYYDNLLDTAVLLNVVPERFRALGLSELDTYFAMARGFQHKQGDVHALAMKKWFNTNYHYVVPELDDNTAIRLAGSKPVDEFLEAKRAGILTKPVLIGPYTFLKLARFRTEKTAQDFAPDTANAYAELLAKLADAGAGWVQFDEPALVMDLTAADLALFTDLYRTILAKKGTAKVLLQTYFGDIRDCFTQAADLPFDGIGLDFSEGRESLALVEAHGFPADKILFAGVVNGKNIWKNHYSKTLALLKKLQPYAAQTALSTSCSLLHVPYTLKSETKLPQAKKVAFAFAQEKLAELQELALLADGTDSNAPRVLAENDALFAAERSGKNPAVRAQVAALTAADFTRKPDFAKREQIQKAEFGLPLLPTTTIGSFPQTKEVKAARARHAHGEISDTEYRTFLRQQIADCIALQEKIGLDVLVHGEYERNDMVEYFGEHLEGFLFTEKAWVQSYGSRCVKPPIIWGDVSRKAPITVEWAVYAQSLTRKPVKGMLTGPVTILNWSFPREDITHRESTLQIALAVREEVLDLEAHGIRIIQIDEAALREKLPLRKSDWHSAYLDWAVPAFRLVHSGVKPETQIHTHMCYSEFQDILADIDAMDADVISFEASRSDLSLLDALAETQFKTEVGPGVYDIHSPRVPSAEEMETALHKMLAKLDRKKLWVNPDCGLKTRGTAETLPSLTHLVQAAKAVRKELEA, from the coding sequence ATGCTGACTTCCGTCATTGGATACCCGCGCATTGGCGCGGAACGAGAACTGAAATTTGCCCTGCAGCATTACTGGAAGCAGGAGATTTCCGCAGAAGAGCTGGCGCAGACCGCCGCAGATTTGCGGCGTACACATTGGCAAACCCAGCAGGACGCCGGGATTGACCTGATTCCTTCCAACGATTTTTCGTACTACGACAATCTGCTGGACACCGCAGTTCTGCTGAATGTGGTTCCGGAACGGTTCCGTGCGCTGGGGCTTTCCGAACTGGACACCTACTTTGCCATGGCGCGCGGCTTTCAGCATAAACAGGGCGACGTGCACGCGCTTGCCATGAAAAAATGGTTTAACACTAACTACCACTATGTTGTGCCGGAACTGGACGACAACACGGCGATCCGCCTTGCTGGAAGCAAGCCGGTGGATGAATTCCTGGAAGCCAAGCGTGCCGGAATCCTGACGAAGCCGGTACTGATTGGCCCTTACACGTTCCTAAAGCTGGCACGTTTCCGCACCGAAAAAACCGCACAAGACTTCGCGCCGGACACTGCAAATGCCTACGCTGAACTGCTTGCCAAACTGGCGGATGCCGGAGCAGGCTGGGTACAGTTTGATGAGCCAGCACTGGTCATGGATCTCACCGCAGCAGACCTTGCGCTGTTTACAGACCTGTACCGCACGATTCTTGCCAAAAAAGGAACTGCCAAAGTGCTGCTGCAGACGTATTTCGGCGACATCCGCGACTGCTTTACGCAGGCCGCCGACCTGCCGTTTGACGGAATCGGTCTGGACTTTTCAGAGGGGCGTGAAAGCCTCGCTCTGGTAGAGGCGCACGGATTCCCCGCTGACAAAATTCTGTTTGCCGGTGTTGTAAACGGCAAAAACATCTGGAAAAATCATTACAGCAAAACGCTCGCACTGCTGAAAAAGCTGCAGCCCTACGCTGCGCAGACCGCACTTTCCACCTCCTGCTCCCTTCTGCACGTTCCGTATACTCTGAAAAGTGAAACCAAGCTGCCACAGGCAAAGAAAGTTGCTTTCGCCTTTGCACAGGAAAAGCTGGCGGAACTGCAGGAACTGGCATTGCTGGCAGATGGCACCGACAGCAATGCACCGCGTGTTCTGGCGGAAAATGACGCGCTCTTTGCTGCGGAACGTTCCGGCAAAAATCCGGCTGTCCGCGCACAGGTGGCTGCCCTGACTGCGGCGGATTTCACACGAAAGCCGGACTTTGCAAAGCGGGAGCAGATTCAGAAAGCGGAATTCGGCCTGCCGCTGCTGCCAACCACGACCATCGGCTCGTTTCCACAGACCAAAGAGGTGAAAGCCGCCCGTGCACGTCACGCGCACGGCGAAATCAGTGACACCGAATACCGGACTTTCCTCCGCCAGCAGATTGCGGACTGCATTGCCCTGCAGGAAAAGATTGGGCTGGATGTTCTGGTTCACGGCGAATATGAGCGAAACGACATGGTCGAATACTTCGGCGAGCACTTGGAAGGATTCCTGTTTACCGAAAAGGCATGGGTGCAGTCCTACGGCAGCCGCTGTGTCAAACCACCAATCATCTGGGGCGATGTTTCCCGCAAAGCACCGATTACGGTGGAATGGGCCGTTTACGCGCAAAGCCTGACCCGAAAGCCTGTCAAGGGGATGCTGACCGGCCCGGTAACCATTCTCAACTGGTCTTTCCCGCGCGAAGATATCACTCATCGGGAATCCACCCTGCAGATTGCGCTGGCAGTGCGGGAGGAAGTTCTGGACTTGGAAGCACACGGCATTCGCATCATCCAAATTGACGAAGCGGCCCTGCGAGAAAAGCTGCCGCTGCGCAAAAGCGACTGGCACAGCGCCTATCTGGACTGGGCAGTGCCGGCATTCCGACTGGTACACAGCGGCGTCAAACCAGAAACGCAGATTCACACGCATATGTGCTACAGCGAATTTCAAGATATTCTCGCTGACATCGACGCCATGGACGCAGACGTCATCTCCTTTGAGGCTTCCCGTTCCGACCTTTCCCTGCTGGACGCACTGGCGGAAACACAGTTCAAAACAGAAGTTGGCCCCGGCGTTTATGACATTCATTCTCCGCGTGTACCCTCTGCTGAAGAGATGGAAACCGCCTTGCACAAAATGCTTGCCAAACTGGACCGCAAAAAGCTGTGGGTGAATCCGGACTGCGGACTGAAAACACGCGGTACTGCTGAAACCCTGCCCAGCCTGACCCATCTGGTGCAGGCGGCAAAAGCTGTGAGAAAGGAATTGGAGGCATGA
- a CDS encoding LysR family transcriptional regulator, with protein MTLQQLRYISKIVNCGSMNEAAKQLYIAQSTLSSSVKELEKELKIEIFYRSAHGISLTAEGAEFLSYARQILEQTELLEQRYLNRPPQKQLCAVSTQHYAFAVEAFVAMIRETDAAEYKFTLRETRTHDILEDVSTLRSEIGILYLNTFNRSVMTKLFQEMHLQFQPLFLAQPHVFVSSRHPLAGRQSVTLEDLKPYPCLSFEQGAYNSFYFSEEILSTEAHAKSIAVSDRATLFNLLIGLNGYTICTGVLNRNLNGDNIVSVPLQAEDSMQVGWIYNKKARLSVAAQRYLQKLKEILEQDGFAVLS; from the coding sequence ATGACTTTACAGCAGCTGCGGTATATATCTAAGATTGTGAACTGCGGGTCGATGAATGAAGCGGCGAAGCAGCTTTATATCGCGCAGTCCACGCTCTCCAGCTCCGTGAAGGAGCTGGAGAAAGAGCTGAAAATTGAAATTTTTTACCGCAGCGCGCATGGCATTTCCCTGACGGCGGAGGGGGCGGAGTTTCTCTCTTATGCCCGCCAGATTTTGGAGCAGACTGAACTGCTGGAGCAGCGGTACCTGAACCGTCCGCCGCAGAAGCAGCTCTGCGCGGTTTCTACTCAGCACTATGCTTTCGCTGTCGAAGCGTTTGTGGCGATGATTCGGGAAACAGACGCGGCGGAGTACAAATTCACCTTGCGGGAAACGCGCACGCACGATATTCTGGAGGATGTCAGCACCCTGCGCAGTGAAATCGGGATTCTTTACCTCAATACGTTTAACCGCAGCGTCATGACCAAGCTGTTTCAGGAAATGCACCTGCAGTTTCAACCGCTGTTTCTGGCGCAGCCACACGTATTTGTCAGCAGCCGGCACCCGTTAGCAGGGCGGCAGTCGGTGACATTGGAAGACCTTAAACCGTATCCCTGCCTTTCCTTTGAGCAGGGCGCTTACAATTCCTTTTATTTTTCAGAAGAAATTCTGAGTACGGAAGCACACGCTAAAAGCATTGCGGTGAGCGACCGCGCCACGCTGTTTAACCTGCTGATTGGGCTCAACGGATATACCATCTGCACCGGCGTGCTCAACCGCAACCTCAATGGCGACAATATTGTTTCGGTGCCGCTGCAGGCGGAAGACTCCATGCAGGTCGGGTGGATTTACAACAAAAAGGCGCGGCTGAGTGTTGCGGCACAGCGGTACCTGCAGAAGTTAAAGGAAATTTTAGAGCAAGACGGCTTTGCCGTGCTGTCTTAG
- a CDS encoding methyl-accepting chemotaxis protein translates to MNRGKKSKTSSLRKRFSKLITLSIVLLAVVSILTGAISSYRGLLKNVDKDLSSIVQIADGDISGKISSLCSNANREVQDAVTNQGQITLQDLSRASSSLKTNGTDNSGAALISADGTVQESTSDTLKSVKFAQDTAFKQALQGKTLLGSTISTGDGSVFLPVYVPVNNQQDVVVFQLPSTALSEIVKDFRVGDTGNVFLLDSQGVMVANMRAELVNQRANFITDAKTDSSKQEAANVYSQMIAGKSGVSSYAYSGVERVCSYRPVTDGNGWSVGAVAPISEMTSSIGGTVLMMTVFILLCAVLCEIVTMKVVVKITKPITDCAGRLTQLSEGDLHTPVPTTDATDETGILLTQLRVTMEHLQNVVRDIDSYLGAIAQGNLSMKDPPVYPGDFASVSKSISTILASLNHVMQEIEQSSSEVTGGSEQIAAGAQALSQGATEQASSVQELAATIQEISKQVADNTRHAGRAEDKATETAQELEQGKAHMQDMVHAMQQISDASNKINEIIKSIQTIAFQTNILALNAAVEAARAGEAGKGFAVVADEVRNLANKSQEAAQNTTQIIGHSVEMITAGMKIADETAASMDRIVEASEVSNRMVHKISQASKQQDTAIQQVTNGMDQISSVVQTNSATSEESAAASEELSGQAEMLKKLVSFFKLRQTQEAAASETGSSLSAGTGAAAPAARSAEPCDNAADKYENY, encoded by the coding sequence ATGAATCGGGGAAAGAAATCCAAAACCAGTTCACTGCGGAAACGTTTTAGCAAGCTCATTACCCTGAGCATTGTTTTGCTGGCAGTCGTCAGTATTCTGACCGGCGCGATTAGCAGCTACCGCGGACTGCTGAAAAATGTTGATAAAGATCTAAGCAGCATTGTCCAGATTGCCGACGGTGACATTTCCGGAAAAATTTCCAGTCTATGTTCCAACGCAAACCGCGAGGTGCAGGATGCCGTGACCAATCAGGGTCAGATTACGCTGCAAGATTTGAGCCGCGCCAGTTCCTCTCTCAAGACAAACGGCACCGATAACAGCGGCGCGGCACTGATCTCTGCGGACGGAACCGTACAGGAATCCACCAGCGACACGCTGAAAAGTGTGAAATTCGCGCAGGATACTGCCTTTAAGCAAGCGCTGCAGGGAAAAACGCTGCTGGGTTCAACCATTTCCACAGGGGATGGCAGTGTGTTCCTGCCGGTGTATGTGCCGGTCAACAACCAGCAGGATGTTGTGGTTTTTCAGCTGCCCAGCACTGCGCTCAGTGAGATTGTCAAGGATTTTCGCGTGGGCGATACCGGCAACGTTTTTCTTCTGGATTCTCAGGGCGTCATGGTTGCTAATATGCGCGCGGAGCTGGTGAACCAGCGCGCCAATTTCATTACGGATGCCAAAACGGATTCCAGTAAGCAAGAGGCCGCCAATGTTTATTCCCAAATGATTGCCGGCAAGTCCGGTGTGTCCAGTTATGCTTACAGTGGTGTGGAACGTGTCTGTTCGTACCGGCCGGTCACAGACGGCAACGGCTGGTCTGTGGGCGCTGTTGCGCCGATTTCAGAGATGACCAGTTCCATCGGCGGCACAGTACTGATGATGACCGTGTTCATTCTGCTTTGTGCGGTTCTTTGCGAAATCGTTACCATGAAGGTGGTGGTAAAAATCACAAAACCGATTACAGACTGTGCCGGCAGGCTGACACAGCTGTCAGAAGGCGACCTGCACACGCCGGTGCCCACAACGGATGCCACGGATGAAACCGGTATTCTTTTGACACAGTTGCGTGTAACCATGGAGCATTTGCAGAATGTGGTGCGCGACATTGACAGCTATCTGGGAGCAATCGCACAGGGGAATCTTTCCATGAAAGACCCGCCGGTTTATCCGGGCGACTTTGCGTCGGTTTCCAAATCCATCAGTACTATTTTGGCTTCCTTAAACCATGTCATGCAGGAAATCGAGCAAAGCTCCTCGGAAGTAACCGGAGGCTCCGAGCAGATTGCCGCGGGTGCACAGGCGCTCAGTCAGGGTGCAACCGAGCAGGCAAGCTCTGTGCAGGAACTGGCAGCAACGATTCAGGAGATTTCCAAGCAGGTAGCAGATAACACCCGCCACGCGGGTCGCGCGGAGGATAAGGCAACCGAAACCGCGCAGGAGTTGGAGCAGGGCAAAGCGCATATGCAGGACATGGTGCACGCTATGCAGCAAATCAGCGATGCTTCCAACAAAATTAACGAGATTATCAAGTCTATTCAGACCATTGCGTTCCAAACCAACATCCTTGCACTGAACGCAGCCGTGGAGGCGGCACGCGCCGGAGAAGCCGGCAAGGGCTTTGCCGTTGTGGCAGATGAGGTTCGCAATCTGGCAAACAAGAGTCAGGAGGCAGCACAGAACACCACGCAGATTATCGGGCACTCTGTGGAAATGATTACCGCAGGCATGAAGATTGCCGATGAAACGGCAGCGTCCATGGATCGAATTGTGGAAGCTTCTGAAGTATCTAATCGAATGGTACATAAGATTTCACAGGCTTCCAAGCAGCAGGATACAGCCATTCAGCAGGTGACAAACGGCATGGACCAGATTTCAAGCGTGGTACAGACCAACTCCGCCACTTCAGAAGAAAGTGCCGCGGCCAGCGAGGAACTATCCGGGCAGGCAGAAATGCTGAAAAAACTGGTCAGCTTTTTTAAGCTGCGCCAAACGCAGGAGGCGGCTGCTTCGGAAACCGGCAGCAGTCTTTCGGCAGGCACAGGTGCGGCAGCACCTGCCGCTAGGTCTGCAGAACCATGTGACAATGCTGCCGATAAATACGAAAACTATTGA
- a CDS encoding HAD family hydrolase: MAVKNIVFDMGRVLIDYCPEQYTAAFLGESADAGDCRQITDVLFGGETWQQLDAGQITETQALAEMLAQLPERLRKSARLLFYGWHTYLRPIPETNDLAFALHRAGYGIYVLSNTGVRLHVYSHRIPAFSILDGAVYSADVQQVKPDAAIFHTLLSRYSLQPQECFFIDDNEANVAAAEKLGLQTHLYETGFDALTQDLHHAGVHWQTKSLAADSL, translated from the coding sequence ATGGCTGTAAAAAATATTGTTTTCGACATGGGGCGTGTGCTGATTGACTACTGCCCGGAGCAGTACACCGCTGCTTTTTTGGGAGAAAGCGCAGACGCCGGTGACTGCCGACAAATCACAGACGTTTTGTTCGGCGGTGAAACTTGGCAGCAGCTTGATGCCGGTCAGATTACCGAAACGCAGGCGCTTGCCGAAATGCTCGCGCAGCTGCCTGAACGCCTGCGCAAATCGGCGCGCCTGCTGTTTTACGGCTGGCATACCTATCTGCGCCCCATCCCCGAAACAAACGACCTTGCTTTTGCCCTGCACCGTGCCGGTTACGGCATTTATGTGCTGAGCAACACCGGCGTGCGCCTGCACGTTTACAGCCATCGGATACCGGCGTTTTCCATTTTGGACGGCGCTGTTTACTCGGCAGACGTACAGCAAGTAAAGCCTGACGCTGCTATTTTTCACACGCTTCTCTCCCGTTATTCCCTGCAACCGCAAGAATGTTTTTTCATTGACGACAACGAAGCAAATGTTGCAGCAGCTGAGAAACTAGGTCTGCAAACCCATTTGTATGAAACCGGCTTTGATGCACTGACGCAAGACCTGCACCATGCCGGCGTTCATTGGCAAACGAAAAGCCTTGCGGCGGACAGCCTCTGA
- the metF gene encoding methylenetetrahydrofolate reductase [NAD(P)H]: MISETLFQNHTVFSFEVFPPKRSAPIDTIYRTLDGLRGLRPDFISVTYGAAGSQNSTSTVALAAAIQNRFGMESVAHLPCLYLSKAQALETTDQLLEHGVQNILVLRGDKVPELPPQGDFPHAANLIAFLHSSRLHLLAACYPEVHPEAESAESDLQHLKEKTDAGANHLISQLFLDNACFYRFVRRARAAGITAPIEAGIMPVINRKQILHMTSLCGAALPEKFTVMMDKYGDNPEAMRDAGIAYAVDQIVDLVSHGVDGIHLYTMNNPLVARKISEATATLFH, encoded by the coding sequence ATGATTTCCGAAACACTGTTCCAAAATCACACTGTTTTTTCCTTTGAAGTCTTTCCGCCAAAGCGTTCTGCTCCCATTGACACCATCTACCGCACGCTGGACGGTCTGCGTGGCCTGCGTCCCGACTTCATCAGTGTCACTTACGGCGCTGCGGGAAGTCAAAACAGTACTTCTACGGTTGCGCTTGCCGCCGCAATTCAAAACCGCTTCGGCATGGAAAGTGTGGCGCATTTGCCCTGCCTGTATCTTTCAAAAGCACAGGCGCTCGAAACCACTGACCAGCTGCTGGAACACGGCGTACAGAACATTTTGGTGCTGCGCGGCGACAAAGTGCCGGAGCTTCCGCCGCAGGGCGACTTCCCGCACGCCGCAAATCTGATTGCCTTTTTGCACAGCAGCCGTCTGCACCTGCTTGCGGCGTGCTACCCAGAGGTACACCCGGAAGCTGAAAGCGCCGAAAGCGACCTGCAGCACTTAAAGGAAAAAACAGACGCCGGCGCCAACCATTTGATTTCTCAGCTTTTTCTGGACAATGCCTGCTTTTACCGGTTTGTCCGGCGTGCCCGCGCCGCCGGAATCACCGCCCCCATTGAGGCCGGCATCATGCCGGTTATCAATCGAAAGCAGATTCTGCATATGACCAGCCTGTGCGGTGCCGCACTACCGGAAAAATTCACAGTGATGATGGACAAATACGGTGACAATCCGGAGGCCATGCGCGACGCGGGAATCGCCTATGCCGTTGATCAAATTGTCGACCTGGTTTCACACGGTGTCGACGGCATTCATCTTTACACTATGAACAACCCGCTGGTTGCCCGAAAAATCAGCGAAGCAACCGCAACCCTTTTTCACTAA
- a CDS encoding RnfABCDGE type electron transport complex subunit A — protein MDKNQFLVSLFSIFLSSILTENYILSKFLGICPFLGVSKKLDTATGMSMAVIVVMFISTAVTFPIDQYLLKPYNMEYMQVVVFILIIASLVQLIETILKKSMPALYQALGIYLPLITTNCAVLGITQLVLTKNENYGQALVNAFGSGVGFLVAMVIFAGVRERTERNDFPKFMQGLPITLVSASLVAASFLGFAGMVDGMFGSVTLEAPKTSTIELSGSMQIIIPVVTVCVLGILFALILSVASTILAVPKDQKEEDIRAMLPGANCGACGFSGCDGYAAALAQGEAKPGLCAPGGAIVAKAIGDYLGVGGSADAQVAVVQCLGNDDNCTDKVVYEGISTCAAASLVSGGPTSCAYGCMGIGDCVNACQYDAIQVCNGAAVVDVTRCVGCTMCAQACPRHLIQMVPKKRQAVNRCSNCDKGAATTKVCKVGCIGCGKCAKVCPKEAITIENFNATVDPQKCVGCGLCTKECPRGCLTMMLVPKADTPANT, from the coding sequence ATGGATAAAAACCAGTTTCTCGTTTCGCTGTTTTCCATTTTCCTCTCCTCTATTTTAACGGAAAACTACATTCTCAGTAAGTTCCTCGGCATCTGCCCGTTTTTGGGCGTTTCTAAAAAGCTGGACACCGCAACCGGCATGAGCATGGCGGTCATTGTGGTTATGTTTATTTCGACTGCGGTCACCTTCCCCATTGACCAGTACCTGCTGAAACCCTACAACATGGAATATATGCAGGTGGTTGTGTTCATTTTAATCATTGCCTCCTTGGTACAACTGATTGAAACTATCCTCAAAAAATCGATGCCCGCCCTGTACCAAGCGCTCGGCATTTACCTGCCGTTGATTACCACCAACTGCGCCGTGCTGGGCATTACGCAGCTGGTTCTGACCAAAAACGAAAACTACGGTCAGGCGCTGGTCAATGCCTTTGGCTCCGGTGTCGGTTTCTTAGTGGCCATGGTGATTTTTGCGGGTGTCCGCGAGCGCACCGAACGCAACGACTTCCCGAAATTCATGCAGGGTCTGCCCATTACACTGGTTTCCGCCTCCCTGGTAGCAGCCTCGTTTCTGGGCTTTGCCGGTATGGTTGACGGGATGTTCGGTTCTGTGACGCTGGAAGCACCGAAAACCTCTACCATAGAGCTTTCCGGCTCCATGCAGATTATCATTCCGGTGGTCACCGTCTGCGTACTAGGCATTCTGTTCGCCCTGATTCTTTCGGTAGCTTCCACCATTCTGGCCGTTCCGAAAGACCAAAAGGAAGAGGATATCCGCGCCATGCTGCCCGGCGCCAACTGCGGCGCGTGCGGCTTTTCAGGCTGTGACGGTTACGCCGCCGCATTGGCACAGGGAGAGGCAAAACCCGGCCTGTGCGCACCCGGCGGTGCAATTGTTGCAAAAGCAATCGGCGACTACCTCGGTGTCGGCGGCAGCGCCGACGCACAAGTGGCGGTTGTCCAGTGCCTGGGCAATGATGACAACTGCACAGACAAAGTGGTGTACGAAGGCATTTCTACCTGTGCGGCTGCAAGCCTGGTTTCAGGCGGCCCCACCAGCTGTGCTTACGGCTGCATGGGTATCGGCGACTGCGTCAATGCCTGCCAGTATGATGCCATCCAAGTCTGCAACGGTGCCGCTGTGGTAGACGTCACCCGCTGCGTCGGCTGCACCATGTGCGCACAGGCGTGCCCGCGCCATCTGATTCAGATGGTACCGAAGAAACGGCAGGCCGTAAACCGCTGCTCGAACTGCGACAAGGGCGCAGCAACCACGAAGGTCTGCAAAGTGGGCTGCATTGGTTGCGGCAAGTGCGCAAAGGTCTGCCCGAAAGAGGCCATCACCATTGAAAACTTCAACGCAACTGTTGACCCGCAGAAATGCGTGGGCTGCGGACTGTGCACAAAGGAATGTCCGCGCGGCTGTTTGACGATGATGCTTGTACCAAAAGCAGATACACCGGCAAACACATAA
- the rsxE gene encoding electron transport complex subunit RsxE → MAETKTSLWHEFSKGLIKENPVLRLVLGCCSTLALSTAASNSIGMGVATTFVLVCSNAVISALRNVIPNKVRIPCYIVIIAGFVSVVQMLIEAFSPGLKDTLGIYLPLIVVNCIILGRAEGFANKNKVLPSIMDGLGMGCGFTLTLLLMGTIREILGSGTFFGLQVLPSMYPGIIIFLLPPGGFFVFGILMAITNYITERRGGKPVLEMNCSSCPMSGCCGHIEEKQAAHAPAQVSAQSAVENKFIREPAEKEKAGER, encoded by the coding sequence ATGGCTGAAACGAAAACAAGCCTTTGGCATGAGTTTTCCAAAGGTCTGATTAAGGAAAACCCGGTTCTTCGTCTGGTTCTGGGCTGCTGCTCCACGCTGGCGCTGTCCACCGCGGCCAGCAACTCCATCGGGATGGGCGTTGCCACCACCTTTGTTCTGGTTTGCTCCAACGCCGTTATCTCCGCTTTGCGCAACGTGATTCCCAACAAAGTCCGCATTCCCTGTTACATTGTCATCATTGCAGGCTTCGTTTCTGTTGTGCAAATGCTCATTGAGGCTTTTTCACCCGGACTGAAAGACACGCTCGGCATTTACCTGCCGCTGATTGTGGTCAACTGCATCATTCTGGGCCGTGCGGAAGGCTTTGCAAACAAAAACAAAGTGCTGCCCAGCATCATGGATGGTTTGGGTATGGGCTGCGGTTTTACCCTGACGCTGCTGCTCATGGGCACCATCCGTGAAATTCTCGGTTCCGGTACGTTTTTCGGTCTGCAGGTACTGCCGTCCATGTACCCCGGCATCATCATTTTCCTGCTTCCTCCCGGCGGCTTCTTTGTGTTTGGCATTCTCATGGCGATTACCAACTACATCACCGAACGCCGCGGCGGCAAGCCGGTGCTCGAAATGAACTGCAGTTCCTGCCCAATGAGCGGCTGCTGCGGACATATTGAGGAAAAGCAGGCAGCGCACGCGCCGGCACAGGTTTCGGCTCAAAGCGCTGTGGAAAACAAATTTATTCGCGAGCCTGCGGAAAAGGAAAAGGCAGGTGAGCGGTAA